A single window of Oreochromis aureus strain Israel breed Guangdong linkage group 7, ZZ_aureus, whole genome shotgun sequence DNA harbors:
- the LOC116332704 gene encoding potassium voltage-gated channel subfamily A member 1-like has protein sequence MTVVAGDNMDETSAVPGHPQDTYPPDHTDHECCERVVINIAGLRFETQLKTLSQFPETLLGNPKKRMRYFDPLRNEYFFDRNRPSFDAILYYYQSGGRLRRPVNVPLDMFSEEIKFYELGVEAMEKFREDEGFIREEERPLPEKEFQRQIWLLFEHPESSGPARGIAIVSVMVILISIVIFCLETLPQLKEDPAGRIERVGNITIYYKPDILTDPFFIIETLCIIWFSFELIVRFLACPSKPAFFKNMMNTIDIVAIIPYFITLGTELAEDPDNEGVGEQATSLAILRVIRLVRVFRIFKLSRHSKGLQILGQTLKASMRELGLLIFFLFIGVILFSSAVYFAEAEEQDSHFGSIPDAFWWAVVSMTTVGYGDMVPVTIGGKIVGSLCAIAGVLTIALPVPVIVSNFNYFYHRETEGEEQAQLLNVSTPNIPSETNSSRRSSSTVSKSEYMEIDGDINNSIDNFREANLRTGNCTIANQNCVNKSKLLTDV, from the coding sequence ATGACCGTAGTAGCGGGCGATAATATGGACGAGACCTCGGCTGTCCCCGGCCACCCTCAGGACACCTACCCCCCTGACCACACCGACCACGAGTGCTGCGAGAGGGTGGTTATCAACATAGCCGGTCTTCGTTTTGAGACGCAGTTGAAAACGCTCTCTCAGTTTCCGGAGACGTTGTTGGGCAACCCGAAAAAGAGGATGCGGTACTTTGATCCTCTGAGAAATGAGTACTTCTTTGACAGGAACCGTCCCAGCTTCGATGCCATCCTTTATTACTATCAGTCTGGGGGGAGGCTGAGAAGACCGGTGAATGTCCCCTTGGATATGTTCTCAGAAGAAATCAAATTTTACGAGCTGGGAGTAGAGGCGATGGAGAAGTTTCGTGAGGATGAGGGCTTCATCAGGGAGGAAGAGCGTCCTTTACCCGAGAAGGAGTTCCAGCGTCAGATTTGGCTCCTCTTCGAGCACCCAGAAAGCTCGGGCCCTGCCAGGGGAATTGCCATAGTGTCCGTGATGGTGATCCTGATTTCAATAGTTATATTTTGTTTAGAGACTTTACCACAACTGAAAGAGGATCCAGCAGGCCGAATAGAGAGAGTGGGGAACATTACAATTTATTATAAGCCCGACATCCTCACTGACCCCTTCTTCATCATCGAGACTCTCTGTATAATCTGGTTCTCCTTTGAGTTGATAGTACGCTTCCTAGCATGCCCGAGCAAACCGGCCTTCTTCAAGAACATGATGAACACGATTGACATAGTGGCCATCATCCCTTACTTCATTACACTTGGCACTGAGCTGGCAGAAGACCCAGATAACGAGGGGGTGGGAGAGCAGGCAACATCTCTGGCCATACTCAGGGTGATTCGTCTGGTCAGGGTGTTTAGGATCTTCAAGCTGTCGCGACACTCTAAAGGACTCCAGATTTTGGGACAGACCCTCAAGGCCAGCATGCGAGAGCTAGGACTGCTGATCTTCTTTCTGTTCATTGGAGTCATCTTGTTCTCCAGTGCTGTCTACTTTGCTGAGGCAGAGGAGCAAGATTCGCACTTTGGCAGCATCCCGGATGCATTTTGGTGGGCTGTTGTGTCCATGACAACTGTGGGCTATGGGGACATGGTCCCGGTCACTATAGGAGGCAAGATTGTGGGATCTCTGTGCGCCATCGCTGGAGTGTTGACAATTGCGCTCCCAGTGCCTGTCATTGTGTCCAACTTCAACTACTTCTACCACAGGGAAACTGAGGGAGAAGAGCAAGCCCAGCTGCTCAACGTCAGCACTCCCAACATCCCGTCTGAAACCAACTCCAGCCGCCGTAGTTCATCTACCGTCAGCAAATCAGAGTACATGGAGATTGATGGAGATATAAACAATAGCATCGATAACTTTAGGGAGGCAAACCTCAGAACTGGCAATTGCACTATAGCCAACCAGAACTGTGTAAATAAAAGCAAGCTGCTTACCGATGTTTAG